In Hyphomicrobiales bacterium, the sequence GTCCAGATCGGCCTCAAGATCACGAAGATGCTCGGCGTTCCCGAACAGCACTGAGTGGCGTCGGGCGCGGTCCGCCGGCGAGATAGCGTACTCGGGCGTGATCATGCTCGGGGCCTGCTTGCCGAATTCGGAGCGAGATAGCCCGCGACCTGCACCATGCCCCCAATCTGGCAACGCCGATCCTCGGCCGTGCAAAACCGAACGCGACAAGCTGGAAGGGCGCATCCGACCGCGAAACACCCGAGACAGGCCCTCACCTGCGGAGGCCCATTTTCTGTATGCTGATTTCCATTTTATTGTATGCAGTATTACTATTTTTTGCATACAAATTTTGTTTGAATCGTATCCGCATCTGCCGTAGCAATTGCCGACCGCAACCCGAACGGCTGACCCGACATGCATCGCGGAACGCTACCGGTCCTTCCGTTCCGCCGCCGCACAGAACAGCGAGCGGCGTGCCGCTCCGGCAGCGACGGACAGCCCTCGTGATCCGGATCCTGCTGATCCTGTGCCGGAAGTGCCTGCAGGCGCTCCCAACCGTGATCGCCATCGTCGTCATCAATTTTCTGTTGCTGCAACTCGCCCCGGGCGACGCGGCCGATGTCATGGCCGGCGAGTCGGGCGCGGCGACGGCCGAGTCCATGGCGGCGCTCAGGGCTCATTTCGGGCTGGACCTGCCGGTCATGCAGCAGCTGGCGGATTATCTCGGGCGGCTGGCCCATTTCGATCTCGGCTTTTCCGCGCGCTTCAACGCCCCGGTCATCAACGTCATCCTCGAGCGGCTGCCCGGCACATTGCTGCTGATGGGCGTCGCGCTCCTGGTCGCTTTGGTGGCCGGCATCGCGCTCGGCGGCCTGATGGCCGCCTGCGCAGGCCGCCTGCCCGACCGGCTTCTCTCGGTCCTGGTCCTGCTGTTCTACTCGATCCCCGGTTTCTGGATCGGCCTGATGCTGATCGTGCTCTTCGCCGTGAAGCTGCAGATCCTGCCGAGCGGCGGTTCGGGCACGATCGGGCTGCAACTGCACGGCATGGCCGCATTCGCCGACAAGCTGCGCTACATGGTGCTGCCGGCTGCGGCGCTCGGCCTGTTCTACGTCGCGATCTATGCCCGGCTGACACGGGCCTCGATGCTGGAGGCCTTTTCGCAGGACTACGTCCGTACCGCCGTGGCCAAGGGCCTCTCCGGCTTCGTCATCACGGTCCGCCACGTCCTGCGCAACGCGCTGATGCCGGTCACCACCGTGGCGGGGATGCATCTCGGCGGCATGCTCGGCGGCGCCGTGGTGGTCGAGACGGTCTATAGTTGGCCGGGGCTAGGGCGACTGGCCTTCGAGGCCGTGCTCGGCCGCGATTTCAATGTCCTGGTCGGCATTCTCTTCCTGTCGTCCCTGCTCGTCGTGGTCGCGGACATCGTCGTCGATCTGCTGCAGGCCTGGCTCGACCCGCGGATCGAGGTCGGGACATGAGCCATACCCTTGCCGAGACCGCCCCGCGCCCGCGTCGCATCCGCTCCCCCGCCCTGCGCAGCTTCCTGCGCAACCCGGTCGGTATCGCCGGCGTCGCGCTGCTCGTCCTCATTCTCGCCACCGCGCTCGTCGGGCCGCTCGTCTATGACGGGGATCCCTTCGACATGGTCGCCCAGCCCTTCCTCTGGCCGGGCGAGGATGCGAGCCATGTGCTGGGCACGGATTCCCTCGGACGCGACGTCGCCGCTGGCCTCATCCACGGTGCCCGTGTCTCGCTGACCGTCGGCATCGTCGCGACGCTGATCGGCGTCACCGTCGGCGTGCTGGTGGGTGCGGTGGCCGGCTATTTCGGTGGGCTCGCCGACGATCTGCTCGTGCGCCTCATCCAGCTCTTCCACACCATGCCGAGCTTCGTGCTGCTCGTCGTGCTGGTCGCCATCGCCCAGCCCTCGCTGACCGTCGTGACCATTGCCATCGGCCTCCTGGGCTGGCCAACCCTGGCGCGGCTGGTCCGGGCCGAGTTCCGCTCGCTCAAGCAGAAGGATTTCGTCACCGCCGCGCGCAGCATCGGCCAGGGCCATGGCCGGATCATCTTCGTCGCGATCCTGCCCAACGCCCTGCCCCCGATCATCGTCGCCTCTTCGGTGATGGTCGCGTCCGCGATCCTGGCGGAATCGGCGCTTTCCTTCATGGGGCTGGGCGACCCCAACGTGGTGAGCTGGGGCAGCATGATCGGGGCCGGACGCGAGTTCCTGCGCTCGGCCTGGTATCTCACCGCCCTGCCAGGCCTCGGCATCGTGGCGACCGTGCTGTCGCTCAACCTGATCGGCGACAGCCTCAACGACGCGCTCAATCCGCGCCTGTCGCGCACGGAGGGATGAGGCGTGCCGGGCAAAGCCGCAGGCCGCGACGAAACCATGCCTACCAGGCGCCCGCCCTCGAAAGCCGGGCCTGTTCATCTCGGAAGAACGAAGGGGATCATCGATGAGTTATCGCAAGCTGGGCACCTTCGCCCTGACATCCGGCCTCGCCGTGGCGGCCTTGGCCCTGGCCTTCCCCGCCGCGGCGCAGCCACAGCCGGGCGGCACCCTGACCTATGCCGTCAAGAACGACTCCGGCACGCTGGCGGCGATCAACAACACCTCCAGCACCCAGACCTCGACCAAGGTCTTCGAGGGCCTGCTGAGCTATGACTACGACCTCAACCCGCGACCGCTGCTGGCGACCGCCTGGTCGGTCTCGCCCGACGGCCTGCTCTACAGCTTCACCCTGCGCGAGGGCGTCACCTGGAGCGACGGCAAGCCCTTCACCTCGGCCGACGTCGCCTTCTCGATCCAGCGCCTGAAGGAAGCCCATCCGCGCGGCCGTTCGACCTTCGCCAACATCGTCGAGATCAGGACGCCTGGCCCGCACAAGGTCGAGATCGCGCTGTCGAAGCCGGCGCCCTATCTCATCACGGCACTCGGCGGCAGCGAGTCGCCGATGATCCCGAAGCATGTCTTCGAGGGTACCGATCCGGCGGCCCCGCCCACCGACGCCCAGATGGTCGGCACCGGCCCCTTCGTGCTCGGCGAGCGCGTCCGCGGCAGCTATGCCGTGTTCAACCGCAACCCTAACTACTGGGACAAGCCGAAGCCTTATGTCGAGCGCCTCGTGGTGCGTTTCATCCCGGATGGCGCCGCCCGGACCGCCGCGCTCGAAGCCGGCGATGCCGACCTCGTCAACCAGCCCGGCTCGCTCTCCGACGTCAACCGGCTGAAGGACAACCCCAACCTGGCCGTGACGGTGCGCAACTACGCCTATATCGGGCCGCAGCACCTGCTCATGCTGAACCTCGACAACCAGCATCTCAAGGATCTGCGCGTGCGCGAGGCGATCGCCCATGCGATCGACCCCAAAGCGCTGGTCAACGTCGTCTATCAGGGGCAGGCTCAGGTCTCGCCGGCAGCGATCAGCGTCGCGCTGCCGACCTATAACGACCCCTCGATCAAGCCGCGCAGCCTCGACGTGAGGCGCGCCAACCAGCTCCTCGACGATGCCGGCTACAAGGCCGGAGCCAACGGCATCCGCTTCCCGCTGCGCCTGATGACCAATTCCGATCTCGATCCGCGCATCAACGAGTTCCTGAAGCAATCGCTGCGCCGGATCGGCATCGACGGGGTGATCGTCACCTCCGACTTCGCCGTCTACATCAAGACCGTCTATACCGACCGCGCCTTCGACCTCGCCTATGAATCGCTGTCGAACACCTTCGACCCGACGCTGGGCGTCCAGCGCGGCTACTGGTCGAAGAACTTCAAGATCGGCCTGCCCTTCTCCAATTCCTCGCACTACGCCAACCCCGAGGCGGACGCCTTGCTCGAAGCTGCCGCCGTCGAGCCGGATGCGGCGAAGCGCAAGGATCAGTTCAACCGCTTCCAGAAAGTGATCGACCGCGACCTGCCGGCGATCAATCTCGTCTCGCCGCTCGGCACGCTGCTCGCCAAGAAGAAGCTGAAGGACTATGCGCCGGGCGCCGAGGGCATCTTCAACAGCTTCGCGGACGCCTATTTCGAGAAATAGCGCCCGGCTTCATCGATAAGGCTGGCCGGCCGGTTGCCGGCCAGCAGACAAGAGGGCTTCGACGCTTTCGGCACCAAGCGGTTTCCGGCGCCGAGGCTTCGCCCGTTTCCGGACCCAGCGCCGCCGCGTTGTTCAGCCATCGACGCGCCGACGCGTCCAGTTCGCGGCGTTCACCGCGCCGTCGGGTACTTCACCGGCGAGGATCGCCCTCGCCTGCGCGACCGTCGCAAGGGCCTGCCCCTCGGCGGCGGCCTGGGTGAAGCCTCCGATATGCGGCGTGGCGACGACGTTCGGCAGCGCGGCGATCTCGGGCAGCGGTCTCTGGTCCGGACCTCGTCCGACATCCAGGGCAGCACCTGCGATCCTGCCCTCGCGCAGGGCCGCGACCAATGCGGCATCGTCGACCAGCCCGCCGCGCGACAGATTGATGAAGACCGCATCGGGCCGCATGGCGGCGAACTCTGCCTGCGAGATCAGGTTCTCGGTTTCGTCATTGGCGACGACGAGGCAGATCACGAAATGCGCGCGCCCGAGAAGATCGAAAAGCTCGACCTGCTCGATCTGCGGATCGTCCACCACGATGAAGGGATCATTGACCAGGACCGTCATGTCGAGGCTGAGGCAGACGCGTGCCAGCTTGCGGCCGATGCTGCCGAATCCGATGATGCCGACCACGCTGCCGCCGAGTTCGCGGCCCATGCGCGGCTGGTACTGACCGCCGGCCCAGTTGGCCGCGGCATGCCGGGAGATCCCCCGGGAGAGATCGACCATATATCCGAGGGCGAGCTCCGACACCGAAGTCTGAAACGTGACGGGGGCCTGCGTCACCAGAATGCCGGCGTCCGAAGCGGCTGCTGTGTCGATGTTTCGGATGTCGACCGCGCAACGCAGGAAGGCCCTGAGCCTGGAAGAGGCAGCGAAGACCGAGGCCGGCGCTTCCGTCCTTCGATCTGAAATGATGATGTCGACGTCCTGCGCAACCTTGGCCAGCGCATCCGGCCGGATCGGTTCCGCGCCATCATGCAGAACAACCTCAGCGATGCGGCGCAGGCGATTGATGGCGCGATCGCTGTAGAAGCCTTGTCGCATCTCGCGCGAGTGGGACAGAAATATCTTCATTTTCCTGCTCGACTGGCCAGCGCCCTTTCCGATCGGACTGAACCACGGCGCCACCCCTCCTGTCATGCCGGAGCGCACCGCAGGCGCGAGCCCGGCATGACAAGGGAGCGCGCTCTGCGGCAGCCCGGCTTGTCGGCTTGTCAGGCGATCG encodes:
- a CDS encoding putative peptide permease protein BOV_A0351 (Evidence 3 : Putative function from multiple computational evidences) encodes the protein MIRILLILCRKCLQALPTVIAIVVINFLLLQLAPGDAADVMAGESGAATAESMAALRAHFGLDLPVMQQLADYLGRLAHFDLGFSARFNAPVINVILERLPGTLLLMGVALLVALVAGIALGGLMAACAGRLPDRLLSVLVLLFYSIPGFWIGLMLIVLFAVKLQILPSGGSGTIGLQLHGMAAFADKLRYMVLPAAALGLFYVAIYARLTRASMLEAFSQDYVRTAVAKGLSGFVITVRHVLRNALMPVTTVAGMHLGGMLGGAVVVETVYSWPGLGRLAFEAVLGRDFNVLVGILFLSSLLVVVADIVVDLLQAWLDPRIEVGT
- a CDS encoding Peptide/nickel transport system permease protein, whose protein sequence is MSHTLAETAPRPRRIRSPALRSFLRNPVGIAGVALLVLILATALVGPLVYDGDPFDMVAQPFLWPGEDASHVLGTDSLGRDVAAGLIHGARVSLTVGIVATLIGVTVGVLVGAVAGYFGGLADDLLVRLIQLFHTMPSFVLLVVLVAIAQPSLTVVTIAIGLLGWPTLARLVRAEFRSLKQKDFVTAARSIGQGHGRIIFVAILPNALPPIIVASSVMVASAILAESALSFMGLGDPNVVSWGSMIGAGREFLRSAWYLTALPGLGIVATVLSLNLIGDSLNDALNPRLSRTEG
- a CDS encoding Peptide/nickel transport system substrate-binding protein; its protein translation is MSYRKLGTFALTSGLAVAALALAFPAAAQPQPGGTLTYAVKNDSGTLAAINNTSSTQTSTKVFEGLLSYDYDLNPRPLLATAWSVSPDGLLYSFTLREGVTWSDGKPFTSADVAFSIQRLKEAHPRGRSTFANIVEIRTPGPHKVEIALSKPAPYLITALGGSESPMIPKHVFEGTDPAAPPTDAQMVGTGPFVLGERVRGSYAVFNRNPNYWDKPKPYVERLVVRFIPDGAARTAALEAGDADLVNQPGSLSDVNRLKDNPNLAVTVRNYAYIGPQHLLMLNLDNQHLKDLRVREAIAHAIDPKALVNVVYQGQAQVSPAAISVALPTYNDPSIKPRSLDVRRANQLLDDAGYKAGANGIRFPLRLMTNSDLDPRINEFLKQSLRRIGIDGVIVTSDFAVYIKTVYTDRAFDLAYESLSNTFDPTLGVQRGYWSKNFKIGLPFSNSSHYANPEADALLEAAAVEPDAAKRKDQFNRFQKVIDRDLPAINLVSPLGTLLAKKKLKDYAPGAEGIFNSFADAYFEK
- a CDS encoding D-3-phosphoglycerate dehydrogenase; its protein translation is MKIFLSHSREMRQGFYSDRAINRLRRIAEVVLHDGAEPIRPDALAKVAQDVDIIISDRRTEAPASVFAASSRLRAFLRCAVDIRNIDTAAASDAGILVTQAPVTFQTSVSELALGYMVDLSRGISRHAAANWAGGQYQPRMGRELGGSVVGIIGFGSIGRKLARVCLSLDMTVLVNDPFIVVDDPQIEQVELFDLLGRAHFVICLVVANDETENLISQAEFAAMRPDAVFINLSRGGLVDDAALVAALREGRIAGAALDVGRGPDQRPLPEIAALPNVVATPHIGGFTQAAAEGQALATVAQARAILAGEVPDGAVNAANWTRRRVDG